In one window of Dehalococcoidia bacterium DNA:
- the yqeK gene encoding bis(5'-nucleosyl)-tetraphosphatase (symmetrical) YqeK translates to MPFTYDLDAIRSRLARELPRGLCDHCERVATVAVGLALRHAGGLDPALAEAAALLHDVARHLPRAEMLRRARDYGIPVSPLDERMPVLLHGPVGAETLRREWDVRDPRVLDAVWVHTFGRESMAPLDKLLFLADKLDPHKDRRYPFNGQVREKASVDLDGALLDWLTGELRRLVDAGAAVHPLMVATRNSLLLARNAVTGEE, encoded by the coding sequence ATGCCATTCACCTACGACCTCGACGCCATCCGCTCCCGCCTCGCGCGGGAGCTTCCGCGCGGCCTCTGCGACCACTGCGAGCGCGTCGCCACGGTCGCCGTCGGGCTGGCGCTCCGGCATGCCGGAGGCCTGGACCCCGCGCTGGCGGAGGCCGCCGCCCTGCTTCACGACGTGGCGCGCCACCTGCCGCGCGCGGAGATGCTGCGGCGCGCGCGCGACTACGGCATTCCGGTCAGCCCGCTCGACGAGCGGATGCCCGTGCTTCTCCACGGCCCCGTCGGCGCGGAGACGCTGCGCCGCGAATGGGACGTCCGCGACCCGCGCGTGCTGGACGCCGTATGGGTGCACACGTTCGGGCGGGAGAGCATGGCCCCGCTGGACAAACTGCTCTTCCTGGCGGACAAACTCGACCCGCACAAGGACAGGCGCTACCCGTTCAACGGACAGGTGCGGGAGAAGGCGTCCGTCGACCTGGACGGGGCGCTCCTGGACTGGCTCACCGGCGAGCTGCGGCGGCTTGTGGACGCGGGCGCGGCGGTGCACCCGCTGATGGTGGCGACGCGGAATAGCCTGCTGCTGGCGCGGAACGCGGTGACGGGGGAGGAGTAG
- the chrA gene encoding chromate efflux transporter, whose protein sequence is MEQQSSRGSFLEVLTAFTRLGLTSFGGPIAHLGYFRDEYVERRKWLDEHTYADLVALCQFLPGPASSQVGIAIGIKRAGLLGGLAAWLGFTLPSAAALILFAYGVAAVGGVADAGWLHGLKTVAVAVVALAVWGMAKTLCPDSPRASLAIVAAIATLAWPTAVGQVAVIAVAGIVGWRLLQKDQAESGPTQRFPVGRGVAVFCLVLFGALLVGLPLLRQVVDSEPLRVFDGFFRAGSLVFGGGHVVLPLLQAEVVPPGWVTNEEFIAGYGAAQAVPGPLFTFAAYLGTMLHGAPTGWAGGIFALVAIFLPAFLLVVGALPFWDRLRVMGGFSGAMRGINAAVVGLLMAALYNPVWTSAVRGPGDLALALAAFALLAFWRWPPWLVVILSALGGQLLALI, encoded by the coding sequence GTGGAGCAGCAGTCCTCGCGCGGCTCGTTTCTTGAAGTCCTGACGGCGTTCACCCGGCTGGGGCTGACGTCGTTCGGTGGCCCCATCGCTCACCTCGGCTACTTTCGCGACGAGTACGTAGAGCGGCGCAAGTGGCTCGACGAGCACACCTACGCCGATCTGGTGGCCCTGTGCCAGTTCCTCCCCGGCCCCGCGAGCAGCCAGGTGGGGATTGCGATTGGCATCAAGCGCGCGGGTCTTCTCGGGGGCCTGGCCGCATGGCTCGGGTTCACGCTTCCCTCCGCCGCGGCGCTCATCCTCTTCGCCTACGGCGTCGCGGCCGTGGGCGGCGTGGCCGACGCGGGCTGGCTGCACGGACTGAAGACCGTGGCGGTGGCGGTCGTGGCGCTGGCCGTCTGGGGCATGGCGAAGACCCTGTGCCCGGACAGCCCGCGGGCCTCTCTGGCCATCGTCGCGGCCATCGCCACGCTGGCGTGGCCGACGGCTGTCGGGCAGGTCGCCGTCATCGCCGTGGCGGGGATAGTCGGGTGGCGTCTGCTGCAAAAAGACCAGGCCGAGTCAGGGCCCACGCAGAGGTTTCCTGTCGGTCGCGGCGTGGCGGTCTTCTGCCTTGTCCTCTTCGGCGCGCTCCTGGTGGGCCTGCCGCTGCTGAGGCAGGTGGTGGACAGCGAGCCTCTTCGTGTGTTCGACGGCTTCTTCCGGGCCGGCTCGCTGGTGTTCGGCGGCGGCCACGTGGTGCTGCCCCTGCTTCAGGCCGAGGTCGTCCCGCCGGGATGGGTGACCAACGAGGAGTTCATCGCGGGCTACGGCGCGGCCCAGGCCGTGCCCGGACCGCTGTTCACATTCGCGGCCTACCTGGGCACGATGCTTCACGGCGCCCCGACCGGCTGGGCTGGCGGCATCTTCGCGCTCGTCGCCATTTTCCTGCCCGCGTTTCTCCTCGTCGTCGGGGCGCTGCCCTTCTGGGACCGCCTGCGCGTCATGGGCGGGTTCAGTGGGGCCATGCGCGGAATAAACGCGGCGGTGGTGGGGCTGCTCATGGCGGCGCTCTACAACCCCGTCTGGACCAGCGCGGTCCGCGGGCCTGGGGACTTGGCGCTGGCGCTCGCGGCCTTCGCCCTGCTCGCCTTCTGGAGATGGCCTCCGTGGCTGGTGGTCATTCTCTCGGCCCTGGGCGGACAGCTCCTTGCGCTCATATGA
- the hisA gene encoding 1-(5-phosphoribosyl)-5-[(5-phosphoribosylamino)methylideneamino]imidazole-4-carboxamide isomerase — protein sequence MDIIPAIDLRGGQCVRLYQGDFARETVFPDDPVEAARRWESAGAKRLHVVDLDGARSGTPANLPQIEAIIKAVRAHVQVGGGIRTLETIERLLEMGARRVILGTRAIEDPALLDEACQRHGSAVVVSIDARRGMVTVRGWQEALPVTALDLARGLVRLGVQRLVYTDIGRDGTLEGPNLVDIAEIVRQVPVPVIASGGVGALDDIRRLAELGVESVIIGKALYTGAVDLAQAIATARHMARS from the coding sequence ATGGACATCATCCCCGCCATAGACCTCCGAGGCGGACAGTGCGTCCGCCTCTACCAGGGGGACTTCGCCCGGGAGACGGTCTTCCCCGACGACCCCGTGGAGGCGGCCCGCCGCTGGGAGAGCGCGGGGGCGAAACGCCTGCACGTCGTGGACCTGGACGGCGCGCGGTCCGGCACGCCGGCGAACCTGCCCCAAATTGAGGCCATCATCAAGGCCGTCCGCGCCCACGTCCAGGTGGGCGGCGGCATCCGGACGCTGGAGACCATTGAGCGGCTGCTGGAGATGGGCGCGCGCCGCGTGATCCTGGGCACCCGGGCTATCGAAGACCCCGCGCTCCTGGACGAGGCGTGCCAGCGCCACGGCTCCGCCGTCGTCGTGAGCATTGACGCCCGGAGGGGCATGGTCACGGTCCGGGGCTGGCAGGAGGCGCTGCCGGTGACCGCCCTGGACCTGGCGCGCGGCCTGGTGCGACTGGGCGTGCAACGGCTCGTGTACACCGACATCGGACGCGACGGCACGCTGGAGGGGCCTAACCTGGTGGACATCGCCGAGATCGTGCGGCAGGTGCCGGTGCCGGTCATCGCGTCCGGCGGCGTCGGCGCGCTGGATGACATCCGCCGCCTGGCGGAGTTGGGCGTGGAGAGCGTCATTATCGGCAAGGCGCTCTATACGGGCGCAGTGGACCTGGCTCAGGCCATCGCCACGGCCCGCCACATGGCGCGGAGCTAG
- the hisH gene encoding imidazole glycerol phosphate synthase subunit HisH has product MSAFDLAIIDYGAGNLRSVAKAFEKLGRTPHVTSSPADVLRADAVVLPGVGAASDAMRNLTGLGLADAVRRVVAEDRPFFGVCLGLQVLFASTEEGGAECLGILPGRVVKLPEGLKVPHMGWNQVRQTRPHPLFDGVPDNAYFYFVHSYYASPEDGGLVIGATDYGVQVPSAIGRGMLVATQFHPEKSGDMGLRLYANFLAMAQRKAARV; this is encoded by the coding sequence ATGAGCGCATTCGACCTGGCGATTATTGACTACGGCGCGGGCAACCTGCGCAGCGTGGCCAAGGCCTTCGAGAAGCTGGGCCGGACGCCCCACGTCACCAGCAGTCCCGCCGACGTGCTGCGCGCCGACGCCGTCGTCCTGCCGGGCGTGGGCGCCGCCTCCGACGCCATGCGCAACCTCACCGGCCTGGGCCTGGCGGACGCGGTCCGCCGCGTGGTGGCGGAGGACAGGCCGTTCTTCGGCGTGTGCCTGGGCCTGCAGGTGCTGTTCGCCTCCACGGAGGAGGGCGGCGCCGAATGCCTGGGAATCCTGCCCGGTCGGGTTGTAAAGCTTCCGGAGGGCCTGAAGGTGCCCCACATGGGCTGGAACCAGGTGCGCCAGACGCGCCCGCACCCCCTCTTCGACGGCGTGCCGGACAACGCCTACTTCTACTTCGTGCACAGCTACTACGCCTCGCCGGAGGACGGGGGGCTGGTCATCGGCGCCACGGACTACGGCGTCCAGGTGCCCAGCGCCATCGGGCGCGGCATGCTCGTGGCGACCCAGTTCCACCCGGAGAAGAGCGGCGACATGGGCCTGCGCCTGTACGCCAACTTCCTCGCCATGGCCCAGCGCAAGGCGGCGCGCGTCTGA
- a CDS encoding cob(I)yrinic acid a,c-diamide adenosyltransferase, with the protein MKKVKVYTRTGDRGDTGLLYGGRVPKSDPRVEAYGTIDEAVSALGLGRALCAQQNVKDIIHALQRELFTVGGEMATADEKYDTFVQHFGGVTKAMVDKLEATIAELEREVEMPRVFIMPGDTAASGALDLARAIIRRAERRAVSLQEAGLTRNPEIVRYLNRLSSLVYLLARYEDMKAGATLPRKGATKATAL; encoded by the coding sequence ATGAAGAAGGTCAAGGTCTACACCCGCACCGGCGACAGGGGCGATACGGGCCTTCTGTACGGCGGGCGCGTGCCCAAGTCCGACCCCCGCGTGGAGGCCTACGGCACCATTGACGAGGCGGTCTCCGCCCTGGGTCTGGGCCGCGCGCTCTGCGCTCAACAGAACGTCAAAGACATCATCCACGCGTTGCAGCGAGAGTTGTTCACCGTGGGCGGCGAGATGGCGACCGCCGACGAGAAGTACGACACGTTCGTTCAGCACTTCGGCGGCGTGACCAAGGCGATGGTGGACAAGCTGGAGGCGACCATCGCGGAGTTGGAGCGCGAGGTGGAGATGCCGCGCGTCTTCATCATGCCGGGCGACACCGCCGCCTCCGGCGCGCTGGACCTGGCGCGGGCCATCATCCGCCGCGCCGAGCGCCGGGCGGTGTCCCTGCAGGAGGCGGGCCTGACCCGCAACCCGGAGATCGTCCGCTACCTGAACCGCCTGTCGTCGCTGGTCTATCTCCTGGCGCGCTACGAGGACATGAAGGCCGGGGCGACCCTTCCACGGAAGGGCGCGACGAAGGCGACCGCCCTATGA